The following nucleotide sequence is from Vanrija pseudolonga chromosome 4, complete sequence.
AGCTGGCGAAGGTCAGCACGCTGCAGCCGTCGTCCAAGCCCTTCACCTTCCCGCGGGGCGAGCAGATCACCCTGCCAGAGACGTACGATGTGGAGGGGGAGTCGCGCTCCTCACAGAAGCTGTTCGACGAGACGGACACGGGCGCGCTCTTCGTGCTCCacgacggcaaggtcgtgcTGGAGAAGTATGCTTTGACGGGCGGGCCCGACGTCGCGTGGCTCTCGATGAGCGTTGCGAAGAGCTTCACGTCCACGCTGGTGGGCATCGCGCAAGCCGAGGGGCACATCAAGGACCTGGACGCGCCGATCAGCGACTACGTCAAGGTCGACTCTGGGTCGGCTTACGACGGCGTGTCGATCCGTACCGTGCTGCGCATGAGCTCTGGCGCCCGCTGGAACGAGGACTACTCGAACCCCGAGAGCGACATTATGCGctttgcgcgcgcggcgtcgggtgTCGATGGCGGCAGTCTGGACGGGTTCGTTGCGTCCATGGTGCGCGAGAGCCCGCCCGACACTGTGTGTCGGTACAACTCTGCCGAGACGCAGGtgcttggcgcgctgggtgagtcggggaggggagggagccGCGCTGATGGTGTCAGTCAAGGCTGCCACCGGGCGCAGCGTCACAGACTACATGCAAGAGAAGCTGTGCGAGCCGCTCGGGTTCCAGCACAAGGGCTACTGGATCCTCGACCCcaaggacgtcgagcacACGTACGGCGGGCTGA
It contains:
- the nylB gene encoding 6-aminohexanoate-dimer hydrolase, which codes for MTTDNLTFSLADLGLFTGKRQYDAFSRLNELAKVSTLQPSSKPFTFPRGEQITLPETYDVEGESRSSQKLFDETDTGALFVLHDGKVVLEKYALTGGPDVAWLSMSVAKSFTSTLVGIAQAEGHIKDLDAPISDYVKVDSGSAYDGVSIRTVLRMSSGARWNEDYSNPESDIMRFARAASGVDGGSLDGFVASMVRESPPDTVCRYNSAETQVLGALVKAATGRSVTDYMQEKLCEPLGFQHKGYWILDPKDVEHTYGGLNLAACDFAKIGELFRNGGKWGERQIVPEQWVREATTVDGPLRAPGKPIVGGHALPLGYGYQWWVPAGDEGEFCGIGVYNQFVYVNPARGVTVVKSSANPRYGLSETEEDNKDMENLQFIREIAAQFAKK